The following are from one region of the Amedibacterium intestinale genome:
- a CDS encoding PTS sugar transporter subunit IIC: MFNAITKFMDEKLSTPMAKLAEQRHLRAIRDGIIATLPLIIVSSMFMVIAFLPNSMPQDWGITQFIAENQTKILMPYRVSMYIMTLYAVFGIGYSLANSYDLDGLSGGILAELAFLLTIIPSSIPAQTEAIASLASQNAELANYLSAVPTGFVLPMTNLGSAGMFIGIIVSFFAVEVYRFTQKSGFKISMPPQVPSSVARSFEALTPTAIVLLAVATVTMFIGIDVHGIISKIISPLIRATDSLPSVLLIIFITQFFWSFGIHGWSIVGSLARPLWLVLLEENTTNFAAHAAVTNVAAEPFYQWFVMIGGSGATIGLAILFAIRSRSAYGKALGKTAIVPAIFNINEPMIFGAPIVLNPMLIIPFIIAPMLNGLIAWFATTMGLVNNVVASSPWTLPGPIGAFLACGNDWRAAVLSIVLIILSILIYYPFFRMYDKQLLADENSNEIVQD; this comes from the coding sequence ATGTTTAACGCAATCACAAAATTTATGGATGAAAAGCTATCAACACCTATGGCAAAATTGGCTGAACAACGTCACTTAAGAGCTATTCGTGATGGTATTATTGCAACTTTACCATTAATCATCGTTTCATCAATGTTCATGGTAATTGCATTCTTACCAAATTCAATGCCACAAGATTGGGGTATTACACAATTTATTGCTGAAAATCAAACAAAAATTTTAATGCCATATCGTGTATCTATGTATATTATGACTTTATATGCTGTATTCGGTATCGGTTATTCTTTAGCAAATTCTTATGATCTTGATGGTCTTTCTGGTGGAATACTTGCAGAATTAGCATTTTTATTAACAATTATTCCTAGCTCAATTCCTGCACAAACTGAAGCAATTGCTTCATTAGCTTCTCAAAATGCAGAATTAGCTAATTATTTATCTGCTGTACCTACTGGATTTGTGTTACCTATGACAAATTTAGGATCGGCTGGTATGTTTATAGGTATTATTGTTTCGTTCTTTGCTGTTGAGGTATATAGATTCACACAAAAGAGTGGTTTTAAAATTTCAATGCCACCACAAGTCCCATCATCTGTTGCACGTTCATTTGAGGCATTAACACCTACAGCTATTGTTCTATTGGCAGTTGCAACTGTGACTATGTTCATTGGTATTGATGTTCATGGAATTATTTCGAAAATAATTTCTCCATTAATTCGTGCTACAGATTCATTGCCTTCTGTGTTGTTAATTATATTTATAACACAATTCTTTTGGTCATTTGGTATTCATGGATGGTCAATCGTAGGATCATTGGCACGTCCATTATGGTTAGTATTATTAGAAGAAAATACAACAAATTTTGCAGCACATGCTGCTGTTACAAATGTTGCAGCTGAGCCATTTTATCAGTGGTTCGTTATGATTGGAGGATCTGGTGCAACAATTGGTTTAGCAATCCTATTCGCAATACGTTCAAGATCTGCTTATGGTAAAGCGTTAGGTAAGACAGCAATAGTTCCTGCTATCTTTAATATAAATGAACCAATGATTTTCGGGGCTCCTATCGTATTAAATCCAATGTTAATTATTCCTTTTATAATTGCGCCTATGTTAAATGGTCTTATTGCTTGGTTTGCAACAACTATGGGGTTAGTTAATAATGTTGTAGCAAGTTCACCTTGGACTTTACCAGGGCCAATTGGGGCATTCCTTGCATGTGGAAATGATTGGCGTGCTGCAGTACTAAGTATTGTTTTAATCATATTATCTATTTTAATTTATTATCCATTCTTTAGAATGTATGATAAACAATTATTAGCTGATGAAAATAGTAATGAAATAGTTCAAGATTAA
- a CDS encoding DUF871 domain-containing protein gives MRRLGISIYPEKSDKETILNYIDKTSKAGFSRIFSCLLSVEKSKEEIIKDFKEINTYAKSKGFEIIVDVSPRVFNQLGISYQDLTFFKDIGADGLRLDMGFTGNEEAIMTFNPYDLKIEINMSNDVHTIDTIMDYKPNRYNLYACHNFYPHGYTGLGLEFFENCTKRFSKYGLRTAAFVTSQNKDTFGSWPVTEGLPTLEMHRHLPMDVQIKHFIAMDSIDDILISNCYPTDEEIDKVKGLDLSLLTLDVELYKDTPEIEQKILFEELHFNRGDQNENMIRSTQSRVKYKGHHFALFHAPEIIRRGDVIIESSEYGHYAGELQIALHDMKNSGKTNVVGHIRKEEHFLLDYIKPWQKFRLRKVK, from the coding sequence ATGAGAAGATTAGGTATTTCAATTTATCCAGAAAAATCAGATAAAGAAACAATTTTAAATTATATAGATAAAACATCAAAAGCTGGATTTTCTAGAATTTTTTCTTGTTTACTATCCGTAGAGAAAAGTAAAGAAGAAATTATAAAAGATTTTAAAGAAATAAATACATATGCGAAATCAAAAGGATTTGAAATTATTGTAGATGTTTCTCCAAGAGTATTTAATCAATTAGGTATTAGTTATCAAGATTTGACATTCTTTAAAGATATTGGAGCGGATGGATTAAGATTAGATATGGGATTTACTGGTAATGAAGAAGCTATTATGACTTTTAACCCATATGATTTAAAGATTGAAATTAATATGAGTAATGATGTTCATACTATTGATACTATAATGGATTATAAACCAAATCGATATAATTTATATGCTTGTCATAATTTTTATCCACATGGCTATACTGGATTAGGTTTGGAATTCTTTGAAAATTGTACAAAACGATTTTCTAAATATGGACTACGTACAGCTGCATTTGTTACAAGTCAAAATAAAGATACTTTTGGATCTTGGCCTGTAACGGAGGGTTTGCCTACACTTGAAATGCATCGTCATTTGCCTATGGATGTGCAAATAAAACACTTTATTGCTATGGATAGTATAGATGATATTTTAATTTCTAATTGTTATCCTACAGATGAGGAAATAGATAAAGTAAAAGGTTTAGATTTATCTCTTTTAACATTAGATGTTGAATTATATAAAGATACGCCAGAGATTGAACAGAAAATCTTATTTGAAGAACTTCATTTTAATCGAGGTGATCAAAATGAGAATATGATACGATCCACACAAAGTAGAGTAAAATATAAAGGACACCATTTCGCATTATTTCATGCACCAGAAATTATTCGACGTGGTGATGTAATCATTGAAAGCAGTGAATATGGTCATTATGCTGGTGAATTACAAATAGCTCTGCATGATATGAAAAATAGTGGCAAGACGAATGTAGTAGGACATATACGAAAAGAGGAACATTTTTTGTTAGACTATATTAAACCATGGCAGAAATTTCGTCTTAGAAAGGTAAAATAA
- a CDS encoding MATE family efflux transporter — MKLKMSQEVDLGKEPVGRLLFILAVPTILSQIVNALYNMVDRMYIGHIPEVGAAALTGVGVCFPIIMIVSAFAYLVGMGGAPRASILMGKKDNKGAEKILGNCFSALFITSLLLTIVVLVFKEPLLLLFGASENTLPYAISYINIYAIGTIFVQMTLGLNAFISAQGFSKISMLTVCIGAVTNIVLDPIFIFGLDMGVRGAALATVLSQSISAVWAIYFLVGKNTILKLKKENFPISKDVLLPCISLGVAPFIMQSTESILVLCFNSSLLQYGGDLAVGAMTILSSCMQFAMLPLQGLTQGGQPIISYNYGANNSERVKKGFKLILLSSLIYTSIIWLIAMFAPQLMVMIFTNDADLVPLTVWALRIYMAGMIVMGAQVACQQTFIAFAKPKISTFLALFRKIIVLIPLIYLLPTFMENDVEAVFLAEPIADFIATTTTVILFIITIKKLLKGMREKEKQKEIKH; from the coding sequence ATGAAATTAAAAATGTCACAAGAAGTAGATTTAGGAAAGGAACCAGTTGGCAGATTATTATTTATTTTAGCTGTACCAACCATACTTTCACAAATCGTAAATGCCCTTTACAATATGGTTGATCGTATGTATATTGGGCATATACCAGAAGTTGGAGCGGCAGCCTTAACTGGTGTTGGAGTATGTTTTCCTATCATTATGATCGTTTCCGCGTTTGCCTATCTTGTAGGTATGGGAGGAGCCCCACGTGCAAGTATTTTAATGGGAAAAAAAGACAATAAAGGGGCAGAAAAAATTCTTGGTAACTGTTTTTCTGCATTGTTTATCACTTCCCTTCTACTTACAATTGTTGTATTAGTTTTTAAAGAGCCACTATTGTTATTGTTTGGCGCAAGTGAAAATACACTTCCTTATGCAATTAGCTATATTAATATTTATGCAATTGGTACAATTTTTGTACAGATGACATTAGGATTAAATGCTTTTATATCTGCACAAGGATTTTCTAAAATTAGTATGTTAACAGTTTGTATTGGTGCAGTAACAAATATTGTATTAGATCCAATCTTCATTTTTGGATTAGATATGGGGGTTAGAGGTGCTGCACTTGCAACAGTTCTTTCACAGTCGATTAGTGCTGTATGGGCAATTTATTTCCTTGTTGGAAAAAATACAATTTTAAAATTAAAAAAAGAGAATTTTCCTATTTCAAAAGATGTATTACTCCCATGTATCAGTCTTGGTGTTGCACCATTCATTATGCAGTCAACCGAAAGTATTCTAGTATTATGTTTTAACTCATCTTTATTACAATATGGTGGAGATTTAGCTGTAGGTGCTATGACAATTTTATCTAGTTGTATGCAGTTTGCAATGCTTCCATTACAAGGACTTACACAAGGTGGACAACCTATTATTAGTTATAACTATGGTGCAAATAACTCTGAACGTGTAAAGAAAGGATTCAAGCTGATTCTACTTTCTTCTTTAATTTATACCTCTATTATCTGGTTAATTGCTATGTTTGCACCACAGCTAATGGTTATGATATTTACAAATGATGCTGATCTTGTACCATTAACTGTTTGGGCATTACGTATTTATATGGCAGGTATGATTGTTATGGGTGCACAGGTTGCATGTCAACAGACATTTATTGCTTTCGCAAAACCTAAGATTTCTACATTCCTTGCATTGTTTAGAAAAATTATCGTACTAATTCCTTTAATTTATTTGCTTCCTACATTTATGGAAAATGATGTAGAAGCTGTATTCTTAGCTGAACCTATTGCAGACTTCATCGCAACTACAACAACTGTTATTTTATTTATAATAACAATTAAAAAATTATTAAAAGGAATGCGTGAAAAAGAAAAACAGAAAGAAATTAAACATTAA
- a CDS encoding alpha/beta hydrolase, with protein sequence MKYLEVKHKDKTIRGFLHGNNKSDVVLIFHGFTGNKVDHHGMIKTFAQDIAFSGFSTYRFDFLGSGDSDGNFFEEESISSQIEQAKTVIQSFVEKNYKIHIFAFSMGGVVATHLLNDKNIQSLFLLSPAGNFNEILKRMITQSGKRHTDGAEINGFHISNEFIEEAETFSYFDDICYFKGPVQLVQGTKDQYVSKESFLSYKSIFKNCYAVWIENADHCYSEISTTESVRKEIINFYGKIKNMAI encoded by the coding sequence GTGAAATATTTAGAAGTAAAACATAAAGATAAAACTATTCGAGGATTTTTACATGGAAATAATAAAAGTGATGTTGTACTCATTTTTCATGGTTTTACAGGTAATAAAGTAGATCATCATGGAATGATAAAAACTTTTGCTCAAGATATAGCATTTTCTGGTTTTTCAACATATAGATTTGATTTTTTAGGTTCAGGAGATAGTGATGGTAATTTTTTTGAAGAAGAGAGTATTTCTTCTCAAATTGAACAAGCCAAAACAGTTATTCAATCTTTTGTTGAAAAAAATTATAAAATACATATATTTGCTTTTAGTATGGGAGGAGTTGTAGCAACACATCTTTTAAATGATAAAAACATTCAATCACTTTTCCTATTATCTCCAGCAGGAAACTTTAATGAAATTTTAAAGAGAATGATAACTCAATCAGGAAAAAGACATACAGATGGTGCAGAAATCAATGGATTTCATATTTCAAATGAATTTATAGAAGAAGCTGAAACATTCTCTTATTTTGATGATATTTGTTATTTTAAAGGTCCTGTACAGTTAGTACAAGGAACAAAAGATCAATATGTGTCAAAAGAAAGCTTTTTATCCTATAAGTCTATTTTTAAAAACTGTTATGCAGTATGGATTGAAAATGCAGATCATTGTTATAGCGAAATTTCTACAACAGAGAGTGTAAGAAAGGAGATTATTAATTTTTATGGCAAAATTAAAAACATGGCAATATAA
- a CDS encoding MurR/RpiR family transcriptional regulator, giving the protein MSCIYKIKEGRKSFTSTEKRIADYILNYRLETVEASVQDLAERTNTSAAAWIRFSKKLGYKGLTALKMDLAKNDDDNEKDELFNVLIKENDSIDVMVRKVQQISLHSIEQTYKLLNLNTLKNAIQLIIHARNIYLIGIGGSGLVCTDFMHKLTRVNHNVIYHEDPHILLARIAHMQENDVLVAISYSGETHLVNVGVEKAKELNIPIIAITQYNVRSTLSKLADINLYTPVIEKDLRLGAISSRNASLELTDLIYYGVIKENIDQAKKDLTKTRELIHEVNNK; this is encoded by the coding sequence ATGAGCTGTATTTATAAAATAAAAGAGGGAAGAAAGTCTTTTACTTCTACAGAAAAGAGAATTGCAGATTATATTCTCAATTATCGTTTAGAAACTGTTGAAGCTTCTGTTCAAGATTTAGCGGAAAGAACTAATACTTCAGCAGCGGCATGGATTAGATTTTCAAAAAAATTAGGTTATAAAGGTTTAACAGCATTAAAAATGGATTTAGCAAAAAATGATGATGATAATGAAAAAGATGAACTATTTAATGTCTTGATTAAAGAAAATGATTCAATTGATGTAATGGTTCGCAAGGTTCAACAAATTTCTTTACATTCAATTGAACAGACCTATAAATTACTAAATCTAAATACTTTAAAAAATGCTATTCAATTAATAATTCATGCGAGAAACATATATTTAATCGGTATTGGTGGAAGTGGTCTGGTATGTACAGATTTTATGCATAAACTAACAAGAGTAAATCATAACGTAATATACCATGAAGACCCTCATATTTTATTAGCTAGAATCGCTCACATGCAAGAAAATGATGTATTGGTTGCCATTAGCTATAGTGGAGAAACACACTTAGTAAATGTAGGAGTAGAAAAGGCAAAAGAACTTAATATACCGATTATTGCTATAACACAATATAATGTGCGTAGTACATTATCAAAATTAGCTGATATTAATCTTTATACACCAGTTATTGAAAAAGATCTTCGTTTAGGGGCTATTTCTTCTAGAAATGCATCATTAGAGTTAACTGATTTAATATATTATGGTGTTATAAAAGAAAATATAGATCAGGCAAAAAAAGATCTAACTAAAACAAGAGAACTAATTCATGAAGTAAATAATAAATAA
- a CDS encoding N-acetylglucosamine kinase: MNYYVGIDGGGTKTAFACYNEEKECVAECILESCHVLQVDREKAISILKQGLERLAQSLKNDVDVHFYICAGLAGYGKDKELRKRIESICEESFKNHKYVICNDGEIALAGALNGKDGILVISGTGSIAYSTLQGHTERSGGWGYMLGDEGSAYWIGKKLLQEYTKQCDGRHSRTDLVEFVKNSLKLKDDYDLISYTANILKNDRGKIAKLALLVNDLAKKNDKAALRIYDEAAREIAEIIHSLSKSFPNKCYVSYIGGVWKAKELIIDPLKYYLNENIILEEPKYPPVFGAYLIAYNLFKV; encoded by the coding sequence ATGAATTATTATGTTGGAATTGATGGAGGAGGTACTAAAACAGCATTTGCATGTTATAATGAAGAAAAAGAATGTGTTGCAGAATGTATCTTAGAAAGTTGTCATGTTTTACAAGTTGATAGAGAAAAGGCAATTTCCATACTTAAGCAAGGTCTAGAAAGGCTAGCGCAATCTCTAAAAAATGATGTTGATGTACATTTCTATATTTGTGCAGGATTAGCTGGATATGGAAAGGATAAAGAATTAAGAAAAAGAATCGAGTCTATTTGCGAAGAAAGCTTTAAAAATCATAAATATGTTATTTGTAATGATGGAGAAATAGCATTAGCAGGTGCTTTAAATGGTAAAGATGGAATATTAGTAATTTCTGGGACCGGATCAATTGCATATTCGACATTACAAGGTCACACAGAACGAAGTGGTGGATGGGGATATATGTTAGGAGATGAAGGAAGTGCTTATTGGATAGGTAAAAAGCTACTTCAAGAATATACAAAACAATGTGATGGTAGACATTCTCGTACTGATCTCGTTGAATTTGTTAAAAATTCATTAAAATTGAAAGATGATTATGATCTTATATCATATACTGCCAATATATTAAAAAATGATCGGGGAAAAATCGCAAAATTAGCACTTTTAGTAAATGATTTAGCAAAGAAAAACGACAAAGCAGCCCTTCGTATTTATGATGAAGCCGCAAGAGAAATTGCTGAGATAATACACTCTTTATCGAAATCTTTTCCAAATAAATGCTATGTAAGTTATATAGGTGGTGTTTGGAAAGCAAAAGAGCTTATTATTGATCCATTAAAATATTATTTAAATGAAAATATTATTCTAGAAGAACCAAAGTATCCTCCTGTTTTTGGAGCGTATCTTATTGCATATAATCTTTTTAAAGTGTAA
- a CDS encoding PTS lactose/cellobiose transporter subunit IIA, giving the protein MNEMEMIIFEIISNGGTAKGLSYEAIASAEEGNFEKADELLKEADEYLVKAHQIQTDLIQSEAAGKHHDVTVLFVHAQDHLMTSMEVRTLAENIIKMNKRLYSLENKG; this is encoded by the coding sequence ATGAATGAAATGGAAATGATTATTTTTGAAATTATTAGTAATGGAGGTACTGCAAAAGGATTATCTTATGAAGCAATTGCTTCTGCAGAAGAAGGTAATTTTGAAAAAGCAGATGAATTGTTAAAAGAAGCGGATGAATATTTAGTAAAAGCACATCAAATACAGACAGATTTAATTCAATCAGAAGCTGCTGGAAAACATCACGATGTTACAGTATTATTTGTACATGCTCAGGATCACTTGATGACATCTATGGAAGTACGTACATTAGCTGAAAATATAATCAAGATGAATAAAAGATTATACTCATTAGAAAATAAAGGATAG
- the anmK gene encoding anhydro-N-acetylmuramic acid kinase AnmK, which yields MLAIGLMSGTSLDGIDAVLCEVTGFGENTKIRQINFCTCEIPLNIKEKIRRCCANEKITTDLICSLNFELGEQFALAALSVCHKAGINSKDVAFIASHGQTIYHIPHAYGDCVPSTLQIGESAIIAQRCQCPVISNFRVKDMAVGGEGAPLVPYSEFILYRKEDEAVALQNIGGIGNVTVLPAGCTIDNVYAFDTGPGNMIIDEAMRKLYRKSYDENGLIASKGRIIENLKDELMKHSYLNLKPPKTTGREMFGEPFTDELLKCYQGENKEDIIATLTWFTAYSIAESYRKFVLPNHQLSEVILGGGGAHNATLKKMIENELPNIKILTQEDKGYSSDAKEAIAFVILGNETMHQHFSNVPNATGAKQKVILGNITYPN from the coding sequence ATGTTAGCAATAGGATTAATGTCTGGAACATCTTTAGATGGAATAGACGCAGTTTTATGTGAAGTTACAGGGTTTGGTGAAAATACTAAAATTCGTCAGATAAATTTTTGTACTTGTGAAATTCCTCTTAATATTAAGGAAAAAATACGTCGTTGCTGTGCAAATGAAAAAATTACTACAGATTTAATTTGCTCATTAAATTTTGAATTAGGTGAACAATTTGCATTAGCAGCATTAAGTGTTTGTCACAAAGCAGGTATAAATAGTAAAGATGTTGCATTCATAGCAAGTCATGGACAAACAATTTATCATATACCACATGCTTATGGTGACTGTGTTCCTAGTACTTTACAGATAGGAGAAAGCGCAATAATTGCACAACGATGTCAATGTCCTGTGATTTCTAATTTTCGTGTTAAGGATATGGCAGTAGGTGGTGAAGGTGCACCATTAGTTCCATACAGTGAGTTTATTTTATATAGAAAAGAAGATGAAGCAGTTGCATTACAAAATATAGGTGGAATAGGGAATGTTACTGTTTTACCGGCTGGATGCACTATTGATAATGTATATGCATTTGATACTGGGCCAGGAAATATGATTATTGATGAAGCAATGAGAAAATTATATAGAAAGTCATATGATGAAAATGGTTTGATAGCATCAAAGGGAAGAATAATTGAAAATCTAAAAGATGAATTGATGAAACATTCGTATTTAAATTTAAAACCACCTAAAACAACTGGTCGTGAAATGTTTGGAGAGCCATTTACAGATGAATTATTAAAATGTTATCAAGGAGAAAATAAAGAGGATATTATAGCGACATTAACATGGTTTACAGCCTATTCTATAGCTGAAAGTTATAGAAAATTTGTCTTACCAAATCATCAATTATCTGAAGTAATTTTAGGTGGAGGAGGGGCTCATAATGCCACTCTTAAGAAGATGATTGAAAATGAGCTGCCAAATATAAAAATATTGACTCAGGAAGATAAAGGTTATTCATCAGATGCTAAAGAAGCAATTGCATTTGTGATATTAGGTAATGAAACTATGCATCAACATTTTTCAAATGTGCCAAATGCAACTGGTGCAAAACAAAAAGTTATTTTAGGAAATATTACATATCCTAATTAA
- a CDS encoding MarR family winged helix-turn-helix transcriptional regulator, whose amino-acid sequence MLTNVEEMLKACMYIRKVYVNEFYSYFKEENYSPNEIDILLFLHNNPNINTSMQLCVCLNVSKTLVSRSIDSLIKKKLLISKKDEKDKRIQHLLLTKESNTIIKKIVSLKDKINEEIFKDISPEEFEQTEKTLNKIRSCLDKKIRRDAL is encoded by the coding sequence ATGCTTACAAATGTAGAAGAAATGTTAAAAGCCTGTATGTATATAAGAAAGGTCTATGTTAATGAATTTTACTCTTATTTTAAGGAAGAAAACTATTCACCTAATGAAATAGATATTCTTTTATTTTTGCACAACAATCCTAATATCAATACAAGTATGCAATTATGTGTTTGTCTGAATGTTTCAAAGACATTAGTTTCTAGAAGTATCGATTCTCTAATCAAAAAGAAACTTCTTATTAGTAAAAAAGATGAAAAAGATAAAAGAATACAGCATCTTTTATTAACTAAGGAATCAAATACTATAATTAAAAAAATAGTAAGTTTAAAAGATAAAATAAATGAGGAGATTTTTAAAGATATTTCACCAGAGGAATTTGAACAAACAGAAAAAACACTAAACAAAATTAGATCTTGTTTGGATAAAAAAATAAGGAGAGATGCGTTATGA
- a CDS encoding PTS sugar transporter subunit IIB — protein sequence MKVLLVCSQGMSSAIAAKALQDTAVKQGLDITVTECSTQAFAEEIKNGYAIGMVAPQIRHRFDVLKKQADDAGIPCILIQPQGYTPLGGPKLLAQIKQELGELK from the coding sequence ATGAAAGTATTATTAGTATGCTCACAGGGGATGTCAAGTGCAATTGCAGCAAAAGCATTACAGGATACTGCTGTAAAACAAGGATTAGATATTACAGTTACAGAATGTAGTACACAAGCATTTGCAGAAGAAATTAAAAATGGTTACGCAATTGGAATGGTTGCTCCACAGATTCGTCATCGTTTTGATGTATTAAAAAAACAAGCAGATGATGCTGGTATTCCATGTATCTTGATACAGCCTCAGGGTTATACACCTTTAGGTGGTCCTAAATTACTTGCTCAAATAAAACAAGAGTTAGGTGAGTTAAAATAA
- the murQ gene encoding N-acetylmuramic acid 6-phosphate etherase, producing the protein MSNNFLKNLNTEQQNPNTLDIDICSTNEILQKINQEDKKVALVVEEQIPSITQLIDAAYESLKKGGRIIYVGAGTSGRLGILDASECPPTYGVSDELVQGIIAGGYPAIFKAQEGAEDSKEKGKEDLIQKKVNKNDMVIGLAASGRTPYVIGALDYANEIGATTGSVCCVLNGEISKVSKYPVEVVTGAEVVTGSTRMKAGTAQKMVLNMISTAVMIKLGKVYKNYMIDVQPTNEKLEYRACSIISNLANVDESEANKLFIESGKSVKLAIIMSITGKTKEEASLALTKTEGHMKKAIDLLNKEEK; encoded by the coding sequence ATGTCAAATAATTTTTTAAAAAATTTAAATACAGAACAACAAAATCCTAATACTTTAGATATTGATATATGTTCAACGAATGAAATTCTACAAAAAATTAATCAAGAAGATAAAAAAGTAGCTCTTGTTGTTGAAGAACAAATACCATCGATAACTCAATTAATTGATGCAGCTTATGAATCTTTGAAGAAAGGTGGAAGAATAATTTATGTTGGTGCTGGAACATCTGGACGATTAGGAATATTAGATGCATCTGAATGTCCACCAACTTATGGTGTTTCAGATGAACTTGTACAGGGAATCATTGCAGGAGGTTACCCAGCAATATTTAAAGCACAGGAAGGAGCTGAAGATTCTAAAGAAAAAGGAAAAGAAGATTTAATACAAAAAAAAGTTAATAAAAATGATATGGTCATCGGACTAGCTGCAAGTGGTCGTACACCATATGTTATAGGAGCTTTAGACTATGCTAATGAAATTGGTGCTACTACAGGAAGTGTATGTTGTGTGCTTAATGGAGAAATTTCTAAAGTATCAAAATATCCAGTTGAGGTAGTTACAGGTGCAGAAGTAGTAACAGGTTCAACACGTATGAAAGCCGGTACAGCACAGAAAATGGTATTAAATATGATTTCAACAGCTGTAATGATAAAATTAGGAAAAGTATATAAAAATTACATGATAGATGTTCAGCCAACAAATGAAAAATTAGAGTATCGTGCATGTAGCATAATAAGTAATTTAGCTAATGTAGATGAATCTGAAGCAAATAAATTATTTATTGAAAGTGGAAAAAGTGTAAAATTAGCAATCATAATGTCTATTACAGGAAAAACGAAAGAAGAAGCCAGTTTGGCATTGACAAAAACAGAAGGACATATGAAAAAGGCAATTGATTTATTAAATAAGGAGGAAAAATAA